A genome region from Acidobacteriota bacterium includes the following:
- a CDS encoding sugar ABC transporter ATP-binding protein, with the protein MTGIWKAFPGVQALQDAHLEVAPGEVHVLLGENGAGKSTLMKILCGQYSRDAGTVSLGGRPIAPESPIEAGRIGLVMIHQELNLIPGLSVAENIFLGHEPTRGGFIRGDAMRTTVFNLLRRVRCKVDPDAPVSTLSVAEQQLVEIARALNEEARLLVMDEPTAALSDHEIESLFDVIHQLTRDGVPVIYISHRMREIFAIGNRVTVMRDGRTVGTRHVEETDQGELIRLMVGRTIDEHISKRVVEIGETILEVIDLRRDNVLEPITLEVGAGEILGVAGLMGSGRTELARAIFGADPIDGGTVTVGDTVLPGNDPQASIASGLGFLTEDRKQQGLVLQLSVSDNITLTSLDEFSRYGMLDLAAEHRRAAELVEKLHIRAASLDQEIIDLSGGNQQKVVLARWLAAGCRVLLFDEPTRGIDVGAKSEIYELIGELVEQGVAVVLISSEMPELLGLADRVAVMNEGSLQGILSRKEASQERIMQLALS; encoded by the coding sequence CATCTGGAAGGCGTTCCCTGGCGTGCAGGCCCTCCAGGATGCCCATCTCGAAGTCGCCCCGGGTGAAGTTCACGTTCTTCTCGGTGAAAACGGTGCCGGGAAATCAACCCTGATGAAGATTCTCTGTGGGCAATACTCGAGGGATGCCGGCACCGTTTCCCTCGGTGGGCGACCGATCGCACCCGAGAGCCCGATCGAGGCCGGACGCATCGGCCTGGTCATGATCCACCAGGAGCTCAATCTCATCCCGGGTTTGAGCGTAGCGGAAAACATCTTCCTCGGCCACGAACCGACTCGAGGGGGCTTCATCCGCGGAGACGCGATGCGAACAACCGTGTTCAACCTCTTGCGTCGAGTTCGCTGCAAGGTCGATCCCGACGCGCCGGTCTCGACATTGTCGGTCGCTGAACAGCAGCTGGTCGAGATCGCACGCGCCCTCAACGAAGAGGCGCGCCTCCTTGTGATGGACGAGCCGACGGCGGCGCTGTCCGACCACGAAATCGAATCCCTGTTCGACGTCATACACCAGCTCACGCGGGACGGTGTGCCCGTCATCTACATCTCTCACAGGATGCGCGAGATCTTCGCGATCGGCAATCGGGTTACGGTCATGCGTGACGGCAGAACAGTCGGCACGCGACATGTCGAAGAGACTGATCAGGGCGAACTCATCCGCCTGATGGTCGGACGTACCATCGACGAGCACATCTCCAAGCGCGTGGTAGAAATCGGAGAGACCATTCTTGAAGTGATCGACCTCCGTCGGGACAACGTCCTCGAACCAATCACCTTGGAGGTGGGTGCTGGTGAAATCCTCGGCGTCGCGGGGCTCATGGGTTCGGGAAGAACGGAACTGGCGCGGGCCATTTTCGGAGCCGATCCGATCGACGGCGGAACTGTCACAGTGGGCGACACCGTCCTCCCCGGCAACGATCCCCAGGCCTCCATCGCATCCGGCCTCGGTTTCCTCACCGAGGACCGCAAGCAGCAGGGGTTAGTCCTCCAGCTTTCAGTTTCCGACAACATCACTCTGACCAGCCTCGACGAGTTCTCCCGCTACGGAATGCTCGACCTCGCCGCCGAGCACAGGCGGGCCGCCGAACTGGTGGAGAAGCTGCACATCCGGGCGGCATCTCTGGATCAGGAAATCATCGACCTTTCCGGCGGTAACCAGCAAAAAGTCGTGCTTGCGAGATGGCTGGCTGCCGGCTGCCGGGTCCTGCTCTTCGACGAGCCCACGCGCGGCATCGATGTCGGCGCCAAGTCCGAGATCTACGAACTCATCGGCGAGCTCGTCGAACAGGGCGTGGCAGTGGTGCTCATTTCGAGCGAAATGCCCGAATTGCTCGGACTCGCCGATCGCGTCGCCGTGATGAACGAAGGATCGCTGCAGGGAATCCTCTCTCGAAAAGAGGCGTCTCAGGAGCGGATCATGCAGCTCGCTCTGAGCTGA
- a CDS encoding phytase, translating into MVLIRKREAKHQSRLFFAISLAGLVMGCAAPDQPAVDTQANTDDVLKPIVITEKTAVDSDDPAIWINSADPAQSLVLGTDKGGSVFVFDLDGKIIPEKTVSGLGRMNNIDVAYGFPLGGETIDIAVATDRNEEKIRIFRLPDMTPIDNGGIAAFVGETDDRRAMGLAIYTRPSDRAFFAIVSRKFGQSGSYLWQYLLEDAGDGSIKATKVRAFGEFVGGKEIEAIAVDNELGYVYYSDETAGVHKYLADPDAPEADVELAFFGIDEFAQDQEGISIYKINDGTGYILVSDQQTNTFRVYRREGEPGDPHDHQVVKVVKVSTNESDGSDVTNVPVDERFPSGLFVAMSDNQTFHYYSWDDIAGDDLKRAPNGELLTP; encoded by the coding sequence ATGGTATTGATTAGAAAACGCGAAGCGAAGCATCAATCTCGGCTGTTTTTTGCGATATCTCTCGCAGGCCTCGTGATGGGCTGTGCGGCGCCGGATCAGCCGGCAGTCGACACGCAGGCGAACACGGATGATGTCTTAAAACCGATCGTGATCACCGAGAAAACGGCCGTCGACTCCGATGATCCGGCCATTTGGATCAACTCAGCTGACCCTGCACAAAGCCTGGTTCTCGGCACCGACAAGGGCGGTTCGGTCTTCGTCTTCGACCTCGACGGGAAGATCATCCCGGAAAAGACCGTCAGCGGCTTGGGCCGGATGAACAACATTGACGTCGCCTACGGATTCCCGCTCGGTGGCGAGACGATCGACATCGCAGTGGCGACCGACCGTAACGAGGAAAAGATCCGAATCTTTCGCCTTCCAGACATGACGCCGATCGACAACGGTGGCATCGCAGCCTTCGTCGGCGAGACCGACGATCGCCGGGCGATGGGCCTCGCAATCTACACCCGGCCGTCGGACCGCGCCTTCTTCGCCATTGTCAGCCGCAAATTCGGGCAATCGGGATCCTATCTCTGGCAGTACCTTCTCGAAGATGCCGGCGACGGCTCCATCAAGGCCACCAAGGTTCGGGCGTTTGGCGAGTTCGTCGGCGGCAAGGAGATCGAGGCGATTGCCGTCGATAACGAGCTCGGCTACGTCTACTACTCGGATGAGACCGCCGGAGTCCACAAGTATCTCGCCGACCCGGATGCTCCGGAGGCAGATGTCGAGCTCGCGTTTTTCGGAATTGACGAATTCGCGCAGGACCAGGAAGGCATCTCGATTTACAAAATCAACGATGGGACCGGCTATATCCTGGTCTCCGATCAACAGACAAACACCTTCCGCGTGTACCGTCGGGAGGGAGAACCAGGTGATCCCCACGACCACCAGGTGGTCAAGGTCGTCAAGGTGTCGACCAACGAGAGTGACGGGTCCGATGTGACGAACGTTCCCGTGGACGAGAGATTCCCATCCGGTCTTTTCGTTGCGATGTCGGACAACCAGACGTTCCACTACTACTCGTGGGATGACATCGCAGGGGATGATCTCAAGAGAGCGCCGAACGGAGAACTTCTCACGCCATAG
- a CDS encoding HAD-IA family hydrolase — protein MDAKSKFEVLLFDLGGVLIDFAGFDELGPLMPGVTDRAEVRDRWIASESVQRFERAEISPQQFARGVIEELQLVITPEEFLTAFVEWARGFYPGARSLLERIPRSYRLACLSNSNQLHTPLHRRHVEPLMKHCYFSDEVNVVKPEAAIFKHVISDLAVAPDRIAFFDDTAVNVAAARAAGMVAYEVDGVAALERCLNEIGVLSSERAA, from the coding sequence TTGGATGCGAAATCGAAGTTTGAAGTCCTGCTCTTCGATCTCGGCGGGGTGCTGATCGATTTCGCAGGATTCGACGAGCTCGGTCCGCTCATGCCGGGTGTGACCGATCGGGCGGAGGTGCGTGACCGATGGATCGCGTCTGAATCCGTCCAGCGATTCGAACGTGCAGAGATATCGCCTCAGCAATTCGCGCGTGGCGTGATCGAGGAGCTGCAGCTGGTCATCACGCCCGAAGAGTTTCTCACCGCGTTCGTCGAATGGGCGAGGGGATTTTATCCGGGGGCCCGATCTCTCCTCGAGCGGATCCCGCGGTCCTATAGGCTGGCCTGCCTGAGCAACTCGAACCAGCTGCACACGCCACTGCACCGTCGGCACGTAGAACCTCTGATGAAGCACTGCTATTTCTCGGACGAAGTCAACGTGGTCAAGCCGGAAGCGGCGATATTCAAACACGTGATTTCTGACCTCGCGGTGGCACCGGACCGGATTGCGTTTTTTGATGATACGGCGGTGAACGTGGCCGCTGCCCGGGCAGCCGGTATGGTCGCCTACGAGGTCGACGGAGTTGCCGCGCTCGAGAGATGTCTGAACGAAATCGGCGTGCTCAGCTCAGAGCGAGCTGCATGA